A stretch of the Actinomyces faecalis genome encodes the following:
- a CDS encoding metallopeptidase family protein has translation MIFHPVPEPAGSPAAPARRRDRHGRGLRGPLLPPHLPAWRTRAEKFDEMVATAAEDLSRRWPVVKTIQLAVEEVPPSDPAPWERGVVLGRGFSAEPRAGLPSRIIIYRQPVSSRADGEEELVELVRQVVVEQVAQMLGRRPEDIDPTAFGA, from the coding sequence GTGATCTTCCACCCTGTCCCCGAGCCTGCTGGGAGTCCTGCTGCGCCGGCACGCAGGCGCGACCGCCACGGTCGCGGGCTGCGCGGACCGCTGCTACCGCCCCACCTGCCCGCCTGGCGCACACGTGCCGAGAAGTTTGACGAGATGGTGGCCACGGCGGCGGAGGACCTCTCCCGACGCTGGCCGGTGGTCAAGACCATCCAGCTCGCCGTCGAGGAGGTCCCGCCCTCTGACCCTGCGCCGTGGGAGCGCGGCGTGGTCCTGGGACGGGGGTTCTCCGCTGAGCCCCGCGCAGGTCTTCCGTCCCGCATCATCATCTACCGCCAGCCGGTCTCCTCCCGGGCCGACGGCGAGGAGGAGCTGGTTGAGCTCGTACGGCAGGTCGTCGTCGAGCAGGTGGCCCAGATGCTCGGACGCCGCCCGGAGGACATCGACCCCACCGCCTTCGGCGCCTAG
- a CDS encoding DUF4129 domain-containing protein: MTSPLVLAHALAADVPATPEAEEARQAAVRELSKPVYHERPSLLAQVWEWLVEHLRLSQVVPGAPAWLSFLIVALAVAVLLALLILLARRFTLASRSRRASASLFDDERDAATLTRAANEAAQAGDWTTAVVERFRAIIRSLDERGLIEDYPGMTAHEAAAVSVAALGSLGPELSRAADLFDSVRYGEVVSTAAQDEWMRQLASDIAQVRPASAREAVS, translated from the coding sequence ATGACGTCCCCGCTCGTGCTCGCACACGCGCTCGCCGCTGACGTACCTGCGACTCCTGAGGCCGAGGAGGCGCGTCAGGCTGCTGTCCGGGAGCTGTCCAAGCCCGTCTACCACGAGCGCCCCAGCCTGCTGGCCCAGGTCTGGGAGTGGCTCGTCGAGCACCTCAGGCTCAGCCAGGTCGTCCCCGGTGCGCCAGCCTGGCTGTCCTTCCTCATCGTGGCTCTCGCCGTCGCGGTCCTGCTGGCGCTGCTGATCCTCCTGGCGAGACGGTTCACCCTCGCCAGCCGCTCACGGCGCGCGAGCGCGTCCCTGTTCGACGACGAGCGCGACGCGGCCACGCTGACCCGGGCCGCCAACGAGGCCGCCCAGGCGGGCGACTGGACGACCGCCGTCGTCGAGCGCTTCCGTGCCATCATCCGTTCCCTGGACGAGCGCGGCCTCATTGAGGACTACCCCGGGATGACGGCGCACGAGGCCGCAGCGGTCTCCGTAGCGGCCCTGGGGTCCCTAGGACCTGAGCTGAGCAGGGCTGCTGACCTGTTCGACTCGGTGCGTTACGGCGAGGTGGTCTCCACCGCCGCCCAGGACGAGTGGATGCGGCAGCTGGCGAGCGACATCGCTCAGGTTCGTCCTGCCTCGGCCAGGGAGGCTGTCTCGTGA
- a CDS encoding RDD family protein has product MTWLSDTSSERMMVPERVVIGEAVALEVTSVAVGTRILSGLIDYSLYLMGAVLSLLTWMTVSTQLSGPTLSGSVLMSLILLAWMVLVPVAVETLSRGRSPGRMVTGTRVVRDDGGAVRLRHALVRALVGSIEVWGTFGGIAVASCVVTRRGKRLGDLLAGTYVVSTRSGALSAPPLLMPPELAQWAAQADMRALPGPLALAGRTFLQRTSTLAPEARARVGTELAAQVSQYVAPPPPGTHPERFLAAVLCERRDRELEMALADRALEAHELKRSEQLPYGMS; this is encoded by the coding sequence ATGACGTGGTTGAGCGACACCTCCTCCGAACGGATGATGGTTCCCGAGCGTGTCGTCATCGGGGAGGCTGTGGCGCTGGAGGTCACCTCCGTCGCCGTGGGGACGCGCATCCTGTCCGGGCTCATCGACTACTCCCTGTACCTCATGGGCGCAGTTCTGTCGCTGCTCACCTGGATGACCGTCAGCACGCAGCTGAGCGGACCGACCCTTTCCGGCTCCGTGCTCATGTCCTTGATCCTGCTGGCGTGGATGGTTCTCGTGCCGGTAGCGGTCGAGACCTTGTCACGCGGCCGCAGCCCAGGTCGCATGGTCACGGGCACGCGCGTGGTGCGCGACGACGGCGGCGCGGTCCGGCTGCGTCACGCCCTGGTACGTGCGCTGGTGGGATCGATCGAGGTCTGGGGGACGTTCGGCGGTATCGCCGTCGCGTCGTGCGTCGTGACAAGGCGCGGCAAGAGGCTGGGCGACCTTCTGGCTGGCACCTACGTGGTCTCCACCCGCTCGGGAGCGCTGAGCGCGCCTCCGCTGCTGATGCCGCCCGAGCTGGCGCAGTGGGCTGCTCAGGCTGACATGCGCGCGCTTCCGGGCCCGTTGGCGCTGGCTGGACGGACCTTCCTCCAGCGTACCTCGACCCTGGCGCCCGAGGCCCGGGCCCGCGTGGGTACAGAGCTGGCCGCCCAGGTCTCGCAGTACGTCGCGCCTCCGCCGCCAGGCACGCATCCCGAGCGCTTCCTGGCAGCGGTCCTGTGCGAGCGCCGTGATCGCGAGCTGGAGATGGCGCTGGCCGACCGTGCCCTGGAGGCGCACGAGCTCAAGCGCTCCGAGCAGCTCCCTTACGGCATGAGCTAA
- a CDS encoding DUF58 domain-containing protein codes for MYLTTRSVWATALGCIAVLLAPRPLTVVGWCVLVGLLVLIDVLCAASPRSLRVERAVARSVRLGESTTTTLTLANTGHVRAHLEVRDAWPPSAGASHERARMEVPAGERRRHRTVLTPTRRGDRRADLVTVRSRGPLGLAGRQASLHCPARVRVLPAFSSRRHLPSRLARLREMDGRSAVMVRGAGTEFDSLREYVVGDDVRSIDWRSTARRGEVVVRTWRPERDRRVLLVVDTGRLSAARLGDEPRLDAQIEACLLLSALASKAGDRVDVLTMSERTGVQVRGQSGPALMSTLADALAPVTPELSETDWTAMAQAVGSILSQHALVVVLTALDGAGTDAGMLRALGTLAREHTVLLASASDPELEQLRRQREDGETVYVAAAAERDLADLQVSRERLRRAGIEVVEAQAEGLAPALADSYLALKAAGRL; via the coding sequence ATGTACCTGACCACCCGCAGCGTGTGGGCGACGGCGCTGGGCTGCATCGCGGTCCTGCTCGCCCCCCGGCCGCTGACCGTGGTCGGCTGGTGCGTCCTGGTGGGTCTGCTCGTGCTCATCGACGTGCTCTGCGCCGCCTCACCGCGCAGCCTGCGGGTCGAGCGGGCAGTCGCCCGATCCGTCCGGCTGGGTGAGTCGACGACGACGACCCTCACGCTTGCCAACACCGGTCACGTTCGGGCTCACCTGGAGGTACGTGACGCCTGGCCCCCCTCCGCCGGAGCCAGCCACGAGCGTGCGCGCATGGAGGTGCCGGCCGGCGAGCGACGCCGTCATCGCACCGTGCTGACCCCCACCCGTCGCGGTGACCGTAGGGCGGACCTCGTCACCGTCCGCTCCAGGGGTCCGCTGGGGCTGGCAGGGCGTCAGGCCTCCCTGCACTGTCCGGCCCGGGTGCGCGTGCTGCCGGCCTTCTCCTCGCGGCGTCACCTACCTAGCCGGCTGGCCCGGCTCCGGGAGATGGACGGGCGCAGCGCCGTCATGGTGCGTGGCGCAGGGACCGAGTTCGACTCGCTGCGCGAGTACGTGGTCGGCGACGACGTGCGGTCCATCGACTGGCGGTCCACGGCCCGGCGCGGCGAGGTCGTCGTGCGCACCTGGCGCCCGGAGCGTGACCGCCGGGTCCTCCTCGTCGTCGACACCGGCAGGCTCTCAGCGGCCCGTCTGGGCGACGAGCCTCGTCTGGACGCTCAGATCGAGGCCTGCCTGCTGCTCAGCGCGCTGGCCTCCAAGGCCGGCGACCGCGTAGACGTGCTCACGATGAGCGAGCGCACAGGGGTCCAGGTCCGCGGCCAGTCCGGGCCTGCCCTGATGAGCACGCTGGCCGACGCGCTCGCACCGGTGACGCCCGAGCTGAGCGAGACCGACTGGACGGCGATGGCTCAGGCTGTTGGCTCGATCCTGTCGCAGCACGCCCTCGTCGTCGTGCTGACCGCGCTGGACGGCGCCGGCACTGACGCCGGGATGCTGCGTGCGCTGGGTACGCTCGCCCGCGAGCACACGGTCCTGCTCGCCTCAGCCTCAGACCCTGAGCTGGAGCAGCTGCGCCGCCAGCGCGAGGACGGCGAGACGGTCTACGTGGCGGCTGCGGCCGAGCGGGACCTGGCCGACCTCCAGGTCTCGCGCGAGCGGCTGCGTCGCGCCGGCATCGAGGTGGTCGAGGCCCAGGCCGAGGGCCTGGCACCGGCTCTGGCCGACTCCTACCTCGCGCTCAAGGCGGCAGGACGGCTATGA
- a CDS encoding DUF3499 domain-containing protein, with translation MRTVRSCRRPGCESPAVATLTSVYADSTIVLGPLATERQPEAYDLCEKHVESFTAPRGWQVIRLAASFEPAPPSEDDLLALADAVRDASRHQRPRPQPAERSGRPGGILPASLTQAPSSEALPEMDGSEIMRRGHLRVLRGQKED, from the coding sequence GTGAGAACCGTCAGAAGCTGCCGCAGGCCCGGTTGCGAGAGTCCCGCCGTCGCGACGCTGACGAGTGTCTACGCCGACTCCACGATCGTCCTCGGTCCGCTGGCGACTGAGCGCCAGCCCGAGGCGTACGACCTGTGCGAGAAGCACGTGGAGTCCTTCACCGCCCCGCGCGGCTGGCAGGTCATCCGGCTGGCAGCCAGCTTCGAGCCCGCGCCTCCCAGCGAGGACGACCTCCTGGCCCTGGCTGACGCCGTCCGTGACGCCTCGAGGCACCAGCGTCCGCGGCCTCAGCCCGCTGAGCGCTCTGGCCGGCCCGGAGGGATCCTGCCGGCCTCGCTCACCCAGGCTCCGTCGTCGGAGGCCTTGCCTGAGATGGACGGGTCCGAGATCATGCGCCGTGGGCACCTGCGGGTGCTTCGCGGCCAGAAGGAGGACTGA
- a CDS encoding glycerophosphodiester phosphodiesterase, protein MTSDQTPWQSPSAGTGEEENREPSQQEPQSSPRPQPRFGTYGTVPAGRPVQPEPGQPGYTYGQVQDAAATGQQWYGGSGNPYGAPGTSGPGGFLLAPKPGIVPLRPLSIGEIITGAFESLRANPRAMFVPALVVMSVLGVLSALLTFLSSRQLDSLLSLSASDLDSLAADGSEAAAGLSPVFTLGSVAGSVVTAVMMSLAGTVLTGLLIVVVSRSVLGRLATPGEVWQRTRSRVWALICQSLLTSFIVYGVLAVGSTVTILAAFGMFGSAGASRSTGTTVLAVLAIVIMTLATLAATVFLWVRVSMAPAVLVLENVGVITAISRSWELTRQGFWRVLGVLALAAIIANVALSVVSGVVGTLTTVLGTVLGAFALLTALSALLGALLSAVVMPFSAAVTALTYIDLRMRREGLDVELRQAAAA, encoded by the coding sequence ATGACCAGTGACCAGACTCCGTGGCAGTCACCGTCGGCCGGTACCGGCGAGGAGGAGAACCGGGAGCCCTCACAGCAGGAGCCCCAGTCCTCTCCACGTCCTCAGCCTCGTTTCGGCACCTACGGCACGGTGCCTGCTGGCCGGCCTGTCCAGCCAGAGCCCGGCCAGCCCGGCTACACCTACGGTCAGGTCCAGGACGCAGCCGCTACGGGGCAGCAGTGGTACGGCGGCTCAGGCAACCCGTACGGCGCGCCCGGCACCTCGGGCCCCGGAGGCTTCCTCCTGGCTCCCAAACCCGGCATCGTGCCGCTGCGCCCCCTGAGCATCGGCGAGATCATCACCGGCGCCTTCGAGTCGCTGCGAGCCAATCCCAGGGCGATGTTCGTCCCTGCGCTCGTGGTGATGTCCGTGCTCGGGGTGCTCTCGGCCCTGCTGACCTTCCTCTCCTCGCGCCAGCTGGACTCGTTGCTGTCGCTGTCCGCGTCCGATCTTGACTCCCTGGCTGCAGACGGCTCCGAGGCCGCGGCGGGACTGTCCCCGGTGTTCACGCTCGGGTCCGTGGCTGGCTCCGTGGTCACAGCGGTCATGATGTCCCTGGCTGGCACGGTGCTGACCGGCCTGCTCATCGTCGTGGTCTCCCGCTCGGTCCTAGGCCGGCTGGCCACCCCCGGCGAGGTCTGGCAGCGCACCCGCTCACGCGTGTGGGCCCTGATCTGCCAGTCGCTGCTGACCTCATTCATCGTCTACGGAGTGCTCGCCGTCGGCTCGACTGTCACGATCCTGGCGGCGTTCGGGATGTTCGGCAGCGCGGGAGCCTCGCGCTCGACCGGCACGACCGTGCTCGCTGTGCTGGCGATCGTCATCATGACGCTGGCGACCCTGGCCGCCACAGTCTTCCTGTGGGTGCGCGTGTCCATGGCCCCGGCCGTACTCGTCCTGGAGAACGTCGGGGTCATCACGGCGATCAGTCGTTCGTGGGAGCTGACACGTCAGGGTTTCTGGCGGGTTCTCGGCGTGCTCGCCCTGGCGGCGATCATCGCCAACGTGGCGCTGTCCGTCGTCAGCGGGGTGGTCGGGACCCTCACGACCGTCCTCGGCACCGTCCTGGGCGCCTTCGCCCTTCTCACCGCGCTGTCGGCGCTTCTCGGGGCCCTGCTCAGCGCCGTCGTCATGCCCTTCTCCGCAGCCGTGACGGCCCTGACCTACATCGACCTGCGCATGCGCCGAGAGGGCCTGGACGTCGAGCTGCGCCAGGCTGCAGCCGCCTGA
- a CDS encoding DUF4350 domain-containing protein, translated as MSTTTPPAPAGTPTTAAPSSDQVAGERMGARLRRWRPLLMTLAVFLGVTLATALLRPPVSSTPLAVDNPRGTGAQALAALLRDQGVDVRKASSVHEAVSLVTDRGSAQGPQVTVALIHPGSLTEAERSALAASGADVTVIGSTYEDLTGLTDLVPSGASAGPDRLLTPQCADPDAQAARTLQGSKGSVGVSSSAPGAASGEVVTCFPVEDTGGYSYVVAPLSGGGTLRVIADASVATNNQLTTAGNAALSVRALGHHETLLWLDGSQHVPTSVWNPRAVPAWFSVAGLQALIALGVLALVRGRRFGRLVAEDLPVLVRATETTRGRGRLYRQAKDRRRAARALRAGTARRLGHRLGVPASADAGALTQAVAAATGYPERAIAHLLYGPTPDSNRSLADLATHLDRIENEVSQR; from the coding sequence GTGAGCACGACGACGCCCCCGGCCCCTGCCGGTACCCCCACCACAGCCGCCCCTTCCAGCGACCAGGTGGCTGGGGAGCGCATGGGCGCCCGGCTGCGGCGCTGGCGTCCGCTCCTGATGACCCTGGCTGTCTTTCTCGGCGTGACGCTGGCTACCGCTCTCCTGCGCCCGCCGGTCTCCAGCACGCCGCTGGCCGTCGACAACCCCCGGGGCACGGGCGCTCAGGCCCTGGCAGCCCTTCTTCGCGACCAGGGAGTCGACGTCCGGAAGGCGAGCTCGGTCCACGAGGCCGTGAGCCTCGTGACGGACCGTGGCTCCGCTCAGGGGCCGCAGGTGACGGTCGCCCTCATCCACCCCGGTAGCCTCACGGAGGCCGAGCGTAGCGCCCTGGCCGCCAGCGGCGCTGACGTCACGGTCATCGGCTCGACCTACGAGGACCTGACGGGACTGACCGACCTGGTCCCCAGCGGCGCCTCCGCCGGCCCGGACAGGCTCCTCACACCACAGTGCGCTGACCCCGACGCCCAGGCCGCCCGGACGCTGCAAGGGAGCAAGGGATCCGTCGGAGTCAGCAGCAGCGCCCCGGGCGCCGCCTCCGGCGAGGTGGTTACCTGCTTCCCTGTCGAGGACACCGGCGGCTACTCCTACGTCGTCGCTCCCCTGTCCGGCGGAGGGACGCTGAGAGTGATCGCGGACGCCTCGGTCGCGACCAACAACCAGCTCACCACTGCCGGCAACGCGGCGCTGAGCGTGCGTGCGCTGGGCCACCACGAGACACTGCTGTGGCTGGACGGCTCCCAGCACGTGCCGACCTCGGTGTGGAACCCGCGTGCCGTACCGGCCTGGTTCTCCGTCGCGGGGCTGCAGGCGCTGATCGCGCTCGGTGTGCTCGCCCTGGTACGGGGCCGTCGGTTCGGTCGCCTCGTTGCCGAGGACCTGCCCGTCCTGGTGCGGGCCACCGAGACGACCCGGGGCCGAGGCCGTCTCTACCGCCAGGCCAAGGACCGACGTCGTGCGGCCAGGGCGCTACGCGCCGGTACCGCCCGCCGGCTCGGGCACCGCCTGGGGGTGCCGGCCTCAGCCGACGCCGGCGCCCTGACCCAGGCGGTCGCGGCAGCCACCGGGTACCCGGAGCGCGCGATCGCGCACCTCCTGTACGGCCCGACCCCAGACAGCAACAGGTCCCTGGCGGACCTAGCCACCCATCTTGACCGCATCGAGAACGAGGTCTCCCAACGATGA
- a CDS encoding DUF5719 family protein: MRSPRAFVRRGTALLAGAALLAGAAGATWWATLTPTAVQAQVGAISVPAPATESVYACPAGPGNSVGAVDLGQTSSATSITVLGQGARATYQDTRLEETALSTRDAEGGVLAVTPSADSDAWATGLVTTSTASGDLRGLTAAACAPASAVSWIVGGSAALGSSSELRLVNPGRTTVTATVTLYGSTGPLTLPSGGQVAVAAGGSSSILLESARSADARLAVSVEADGGMLIPSLVTESLDGETPAGTDVLTAGAAPATELLVPGVVLEDVSGAGAQDPADVSDSSGSSAGGGDSGQGRDAPVLRVVNPSDAEASVSVTMIGTDGEKELPGAGSLVVDPGAVFDVSLTGLEPGAYGIRLTSSQPVTAAARLVRTAGEYPAGSGTSVRDVAWVQAQDAAVVADGALTVPVPGQDLTSTLVLTNPGQDATTVTLAAASGAGYQDVTVPAGQTVSMELDSDTLPQGSGTLVLSAPRGSQVRAAAVLTQKVSGDMAGTLVAVVPPVADVAATSARALQLR, translated from the coding sequence ATGAGATCTCCTCGTGCCTTCGTGCGACGCGGCACCGCGCTCCTGGCAGGGGCCGCGCTCCTTGCCGGCGCAGCCGGTGCCACCTGGTGGGCCACGCTGACCCCGACCGCCGTCCAGGCGCAGGTCGGGGCGATCAGCGTGCCTGCGCCCGCCACGGAGTCGGTCTACGCCTGCCCGGCCGGCCCCGGTAACTCTGTGGGAGCAGTCGACCTGGGACAGACGAGCTCGGCCACCTCGATCACGGTCCTGGGGCAAGGGGCACGTGCCACCTACCAGGACACGCGGCTGGAGGAGACCGCGCTGTCCACCCGCGACGCAGAGGGCGGCGTCCTCGCGGTCACGCCCTCTGCGGACTCTGACGCCTGGGCGACCGGACTCGTGACCACCTCGACCGCCTCAGGCGACCTGCGAGGCCTGACCGCTGCTGCCTGCGCCCCGGCCTCGGCGGTGTCCTGGATCGTGGGTGGCTCAGCGGCGCTGGGTTCCTCCTCCGAGCTGCGCCTGGTCAACCCGGGCCGGACCACGGTCACGGCGACCGTCACCCTCTACGGCTCAACCGGTCCGCTCACCCTGCCCTCGGGTGGCCAGGTCGCGGTAGCCGCCGGTGGGTCGTCCTCGATCCTCCTGGAGTCCGCGCGCTCCGCTGACGCCCGGCTGGCCGTCTCCGTGGAGGCGGACGGCGGGATGCTGATCCCCTCCCTGGTCACTGAGTCGCTCGACGGCGAGACCCCGGCCGGAACGGACGTGCTGACCGCGGGAGCCGCTCCTGCTACTGAGCTTCTCGTTCCGGGCGTCGTGCTCGAGGACGTCTCTGGAGCAGGAGCGCAGGACCCGGCCGACGTCAGTGACTCCTCTGGCTCCTCGGCCGGCGGTGGTGACAGCGGGCAGGGCCGGGACGCGCCCGTCCTGCGGGTCGTCAACCCGTCTGACGCCGAGGCCTCGGTCTCCGTGACGATGATCGGTACCGACGGCGAGAAGGAGCTGCCCGGAGCAGGCTCGCTCGTGGTCGACCCGGGCGCGGTCTTCGACGTCAGCCTGACCGGGCTGGAGCCTGGCGCCTACGGCATCCGCCTGACCTCCTCTCAGCCGGTCACTGCCGCAGCGAGGCTGGTGCGGACCGCGGGGGAGTACCCGGCAGGCTCGGGCACGAGCGTGCGGGACGTGGCCTGGGTCCAGGCGCAGGACGCCGCCGTCGTGGCCGACGGGGCACTGACCGTGCCGGTGCCGGGGCAGGACCTGACCTCTACGCTCGTACTGACCAACCCCGGCCAGGACGCCACCACGGTCACGCTGGCTGCAGCATCCGGGGCGGGGTACCAGGACGTGACGGTGCCCGCCGGCCAGACGGTGAGCATGGAGCTGGACTCAGACACGCTTCCTCAGGGCAGTGGGACGCTCGTCCTCTCTGCCCCACGAGGATCACAGGTTCGAGCGGCAGCGGTGCTGACTCAGAAGGTGTCAGGTGACATGGCGGGCACGCTGGTCGCCGTCGTCCCGCCTGTGGCCGACGTCGCCGCCACCTCAGCGCGTGCCCTCCAGCTGCGCTGA
- a CDS encoding stage II sporulation protein M, whose protein sequence is MDIDAFSVAHRDQWERLDRLVAAPRLDGAQVDELVTLYRSAARDLSRIRTGAPDPQLLAEMSTRVAAARGRVNGTRELRGSDLRRFATASVPAALYRLRWWTIGVTLVEVTIAVVAGLWTLRDPAAMAALGSPSELDAYAHQSFESYYSTYAAPTFASIVWTNNARIAALSVAGGITGVLPGYMLVANAVNVGQAGAVMADHGMLGLFLALISPHGLLELTCIFIAGAAGLKLFWTMLVPGPRPRSVALAQEGRALITVAVGLTAALAVAGLIEAFVTPAPVPWALKITVGALALAVLWAYTLGLGRRAVAAGHSGDLAVEDAGESTLQTG, encoded by the coding sequence GTGGATATCGACGCCTTCAGCGTGGCCCACCGTGATCAGTGGGAGCGCCTGGACCGCCTTGTCGCCGCGCCGCGTCTGGACGGTGCCCAGGTTGACGAGCTCGTCACGCTGTACCGCAGCGCGGCTCGTGACCTGTCGCGGATCCGTACCGGTGCGCCGGACCCGCAGCTGCTGGCAGAGATGTCGACCCGGGTGGCTGCCGCCCGCGGTCGCGTCAACGGCACCCGCGAGCTGCGAGGCAGCGACCTGAGGCGTTTTGCCACGGCCAGCGTGCCCGCCGCGCTCTACCGGCTGCGCTGGTGGACGATCGGCGTCACCCTGGTCGAGGTGACGATCGCCGTCGTCGCCGGCCTGTGGACCCTGCGCGATCCAGCCGCCATGGCGGCACTGGGCAGCCCCTCGGAGCTGGACGCCTACGCGCACCAGTCCTTCGAGTCCTACTACTCCACCTACGCCGCACCGACCTTCGCCTCGATAGTGTGGACCAACAACGCCCGGATCGCGGCCCTGAGCGTGGCTGGAGGCATCACGGGAGTGCTTCCCGGCTACATGCTCGTGGCCAACGCCGTCAACGTGGGTCAGGCGGGGGCCGTCATGGCTGACCACGGCATGCTCGGCCTGTTCCTCGCGCTCATCTCGCCCCACGGCCTGCTGGAGCTGACCTGCATCTTCATCGCCGGTGCAGCAGGGCTCAAGCTCTTCTGGACGATGCTCGTGCCGGGTCCCCGGCCCCGCTCGGTGGCCCTGGCCCAGGAGGGGCGCGCCCTCATCACCGTCGCGGTGGGGCTGACCGCTGCGCTGGCGGTGGCGGGCCTCATCGAGGCCTTCGTGACTCCCGCACCGGTTCCCTGGGCCCTGAAGATCACGGTCGGCGCGCTCGCGCTCGCCGTGCTGTGGGCCTACACCCTGGGCCTGGGGCGTCGTGCTGTGGCGGCCGGGCACAGTGGTGACCTCGCGGTCGAGGACGCGGGGGAGAGCACGCTTCAGACAGGCTGA
- the mtrA gene encoding MtrAB system response regulator MtrA: MTTRILVVDDDAALAEMIGIMLESEHYEPFFCADGAQALSRFREVRPHLVLLDLMLPGLDGVEICRLVRAESDVPVIMLTARTDTQDVVAGLEAGADDYVTKPFKSKELLARVRTRLRRGTEAGAVEHVRVGDVDIDVLGHRVTRDGAVIALTPLEFDLLLTLARTPSKAFSREELLARVWGYQHAADTRLVNVHVQRLRSKVERDPEHPVIVVTVRGVGYRAGDPR, from the coding sequence ATGACGACCCGGATCCTCGTCGTCGATGACGACGCCGCCCTGGCAGAGATGATCGGCATCATGCTCGAGTCCGAGCACTATGAGCCCTTCTTCTGCGCTGACGGTGCCCAGGCGCTGAGCCGCTTCCGCGAGGTCCGACCGCATCTGGTCCTCCTCGACCTCATGCTGCCAGGGCTGGACGGGGTCGAGATCTGCCGACTCGTCCGCGCCGAGTCTGACGTCCCTGTCATCATGCTCACCGCCCGTACCGACACCCAGGACGTCGTGGCCGGGCTGGAGGCCGGGGCGGACGACTACGTGACCAAGCCTTTCAAGTCCAAGGAGCTGCTGGCTCGGGTGCGTACGCGGCTGCGCCGCGGGACCGAGGCCGGGGCCGTGGAGCACGTGCGGGTGGGCGACGTCGACATCGACGTCCTGGGCCACCGCGTGACCCGCGACGGGGCCGTCATCGCGCTCACGCCCCTGGAGTTCGACCTCCTCCTGACCCTGGCCCGGACACCGTCCAAGGCCTTCTCGCGCGAGGAGCTGCTGGCCCGGGTGTGGGGCTATCAGCACGCCGCTGACACGCGGCTGGTCAACGTCCACGTCCAGCGCCTGCGTTCCAAGGTCGAGCGGGATCCTGAGCACCCCGTCATCGTCGTCACCGTGCGCGGCGTGGGGTACCGGGCTGGCGACCCCAGGTGA
- a CDS encoding AAA family ATPase, whose amino-acid sequence MSKAVVGQDAAVTGLVIAMLAGGHVLLEGVPGVAKTLLVRSLAQAMDVETKRVQFTPDLMPGDVTGSLVYDARTAEFSFRPGPVFTNLLLADEINRTPPKTQAALLEAMEERQVSIDGAPRHLPDPFMVVATQNPVEYEGTYPLPEAQLDRFLLKLVLPLPERAQEVEVLTRHASGFDPRDLVAAGLQAVASPDDLAEAREQVRTVGASPELLAYVVDLVRATRQAPSLALGVSPRGATALLAAARAWAWLSGRSFVTPDDVKALAVPALRHRVQLRAEAEMEGVTTESVISGVLRAVPVPR is encoded by the coding sequence ATGAGCAAGGCCGTGGTGGGCCAGGACGCCGCCGTCACCGGCCTGGTCATCGCCATGCTCGCCGGCGGGCACGTCCTGCTGGAGGGCGTGCCCGGTGTCGCCAAGACCCTGCTCGTGCGCAGCCTTGCCCAGGCCATGGACGTGGAGACCAAGCGCGTCCAGTTCACCCCGGACCTCATGCCTGGCGACGTCACCGGCTCCCTCGTCTACGACGCCCGCACGGCCGAGTTCTCCTTCCGCCCGGGACCGGTCTTCACCAACCTGCTCCTGGCTGACGAGATCAACCGAACCCCGCCCAAGACCCAGGCCGCGCTGCTTGAGGCCATGGAGGAGCGGCAGGTCTCGATCGACGGCGCACCCCGGCACCTTCCCGACCCCTTCATGGTGGTCGCCACCCAGAACCCCGTGGAGTACGAGGGCACCTACCCCCTGCCGGAGGCGCAGCTCGACCGCTTCCTGCTCAAGCTCGTCCTGCCGCTTCCCGAGCGCGCCCAGGAGGTCGAGGTCCTGACCCGGCATGCCTCCGGGTTCGATCCCCGTGACCTGGTGGCAGCCGGGCTGCAGGCCGTCGCCTCACCGGACGACCTCGCCGAGGCTCGTGAGCAGGTCCGCACGGTCGGCGCCTCCCCCGAGCTGCTGGCCTACGTCGTCGACCTCGTGCGAGCCACCCGTCAGGCCCCCAGCCTGGCGCTGGGCGTGTCCCCGCGCGGGGCGACGGCGCTCCTGGCGGCAGCGCGAGCCTGGGCGTGGCTGTCCGGGCGGTCCTTCGTGACCCCGGACGACGTCAAGGCGCTGGCGGTCCCGGCCCTGCGTCACCGCGTCCAGCTGCGGGCCGAGGCGGAGATGGAGGGCGTGACCACCGAGTCCGTCATCTCCGGCGTCCTGCGCGCCGTCCCCGTGCCGCGCTGA
- a CDS encoding Trm112 family protein, translating to MTTQAWHSAAGVLDEVAPQVREALRCPVTGEELVEVRGTSGEPGLASRGAGLVYPVRDGVPVLLVHEGVPWRGDSVPG from the coding sequence ATGACGACGCAGGCATGGCACAGCGCCGCCGGCGTACTTGATGAGGTGGCCCCACAGGTCCGCGAGGCTCTGCGCTGCCCGGTCACAGGTGAGGAGCTGGTCGAGGTCCGCGGGACGAGTGGTGAGCCCGGGCTGGCCTCGCGTGGTGCCGGCCTCGTCTACCCGGTGCGTGACGGCGTCCCGGTGCTCCTGGTCCACGAGGGAGTACCTTGGAGGGGTGACAGCGTGCCCGGGTGA